The following proteins come from a genomic window of Vidua chalybeata isolate OUT-0048 chromosome 2, bVidCha1 merged haplotype, whole genome shotgun sequence:
- the POU3F3 gene encoding POU domain, class 3, transcription factor 3 isoform X2, whose translation MAAATSNPYLPGNGILAAGSIVHADSGGGGGGGGGGMQPGSVAVTSVAGGYRGDPAAKMVQSDFMPGAMAASNGGHMLSHAHQWVTALPHAAAAAAAAAAAAAEAGSPWSGSPVGMTGSPQQPPPPPDVKGSGGRDDLHSGAALHHRPPHLGPPHQGHPAAWGAAAAAHLPSMAGGQQQQQSLLYSQPGGFTVNGMLSPPPGGQSLVHPGLVRGETPELGEHPGHHHHHHHQHPGHHPPHHGGVNSHDPHSDEDTPTSDDLEQFAKQFKQRRIKLGFTQADVGLALGTLYGNVFSQTTICRFEALQLSFKNMCKLKPLLNKWLEEADSSTGSPTSIDKIAAQGRKRKKRTSIEIKGFRRTEHLQLHLSELLLS comes from the exons aTGGCCGCGGCCACCTCTAACCCCTACCTCCCCGGCAACGGCATCCTGGCGGCCGGCTCCATCGTCCACGCGGActcgggcggcggcggcggcggcggcggcggcggcatGCAGCCGGGGAGCGTGGCCGTCACCTCGGTGGCGGGCGGCTACCGCGGCGACCCGGCGGCCAAGATGGTCCAGAGCGACTTCATGCCGGGCGCCATGGCCGCCAGCAACGGCGGCCATATGCTGAGCCATGCCCACCAGTGGGTGACAGCCCTGCCCcacgccgccgccgccgccgccgccgccgccgccgctgccgccgaAGCGGGCTCGCCCTGGTCCGGCAGCCCCGTGGGCATGAcgggcagcccccagcagccgccgccgccgcccgacGTCAAGGGCAGCGGCGGACGCGACGACCTGCACTCGGGCGCGGCGCTGCACCACCGGCCGCCCCACCTGGGCCCCCCGCACCAGGGGCACCCGGCGGCctggggggcggcggcggccgcccaCCTACCCTCCATGGCCggcgggcagcagcagcagcagtcgCTCCTCTACTCGCAGCCCGGGGGTTTCACGGTGAACGGCATGTTGAGCCCCCCCCCCGGCGGTCAGAGCCTGGTGCACCCGGGGCTCGTGCGCGGGGAGACGCCGGAGCTGGGCGAGCACCCCGggcatcaccaccaccaccaccaccagcaccccGGGCACCACCCGCCGCACCACGGCGGCGTCAACAGCCACGACCCGCACTCGGACGAGGACACGCCGACCTCCGACGACCTGGAGCAGTTCGCCAAGCAGTTCAAGCAGCGGCGGATTAAGCTGGGCTTCACCCAGGCCGACGTGGGGCTGGCGCTGGGCACCCTCTACGGCAACGTCTTCTCGCAAACCACCATCTGCCGCTTCGAGGCCCTGCAGCTCAGCTTCAAGAACATGTGCAAGCTGAAGCCTTTGTTGAACAAGTGGCTGGAGGAAGCCGACTCTTCCACGGGCAGTCCCACCAGCATCGACAAGATCGCCGCCcagggcaggaagaggaagaagcgGACCTCCATCGAG ATAAAGGGATTTAGAAGGACTGAGCATCTGCAGCTGCACTTATCTGAACTTCTCCTCTCCTAA
- the POU3F3 gene encoding POU domain, class 3, transcription factor 3 isoform X1 has translation MAAATSNPYLPGNGILAAGSIVHADSGGGGGGGGGGMQPGSVAVTSVAGGYRGDPAAKMVQSDFMPGAMAASNGGHMLSHAHQWVTALPHAAAAAAAAAAAAAEAGSPWSGSPVGMTGSPQQPPPPPDVKGSGGRDDLHSGAALHHRPPHLGPPHQGHPAAWGAAAAAHLPSMAGGQQQQQSLLYSQPGGFTVNGMLSPPPGGQSLVHPGLVRGETPELGEHPGHHHHHHHQHPGHHPPHHGGVNSHDPHSDEDTPTSDDLEQFAKQFKQRRIKLGFTQADVGLALGTLYGNVFSQTTICRFEALQLSFKNMCKLKPLLNKWLEEADSSTGSPTSIDKIAAQGRKRKKRTSIEVSVKGALESHFLKCPKPSAQEITNLADSLQLEKEVVRVWFCNRRQKEKRMTPPGIQQQTPDDVYSQVGTVNSDTPPPHHGLQTSVQ, from the coding sequence aTGGCCGCGGCCACCTCTAACCCCTACCTCCCCGGCAACGGCATCCTGGCGGCCGGCTCCATCGTCCACGCGGActcgggcggcggcggcggcggcggcggcggcggcatGCAGCCGGGGAGCGTGGCCGTCACCTCGGTGGCGGGCGGCTACCGCGGCGACCCGGCGGCCAAGATGGTCCAGAGCGACTTCATGCCGGGCGCCATGGCCGCCAGCAACGGCGGCCATATGCTGAGCCATGCCCACCAGTGGGTGACAGCCCTGCCCcacgccgccgccgccgccgccgccgccgccgccgctgccgccgaAGCGGGCTCGCCCTGGTCCGGCAGCCCCGTGGGCATGAcgggcagcccccagcagccgccgccgccgcccgacGTCAAGGGCAGCGGCGGACGCGACGACCTGCACTCGGGCGCGGCGCTGCACCACCGGCCGCCCCACCTGGGCCCCCCGCACCAGGGGCACCCGGCGGCctggggggcggcggcggccgcccaCCTACCCTCCATGGCCggcgggcagcagcagcagcagtcgCTCCTCTACTCGCAGCCCGGGGGTTTCACGGTGAACGGCATGTTGAGCCCCCCCCCCGGCGGTCAGAGCCTGGTGCACCCGGGGCTCGTGCGCGGGGAGACGCCGGAGCTGGGCGAGCACCCCGggcatcaccaccaccaccaccaccagcaccccGGGCACCACCCGCCGCACCACGGCGGCGTCAACAGCCACGACCCGCACTCGGACGAGGACACGCCGACCTCCGACGACCTGGAGCAGTTCGCCAAGCAGTTCAAGCAGCGGCGGATTAAGCTGGGCTTCACCCAGGCCGACGTGGGGCTGGCGCTGGGCACCCTCTACGGCAACGTCTTCTCGCAAACCACCATCTGCCGCTTCGAGGCCCTGCAGCTCAGCTTCAAGAACATGTGCAAGCTGAAGCCTTTGTTGAACAAGTGGCTGGAGGAAGCCGACTCTTCCACGGGCAGTCCCACCAGCATCGACAAGATCGCCGCCcagggcaggaagaggaagaagcgGACCTCCATCGAGGTGAGTGTCAAGGGGGCCTTGGAGAGCCACTTTCTGAAATGCCCCAAGCCCTCCGCCCAGGAGATTACGAACCTAGCGGacagcctgcagctggagaaggaggtggtCAGGGTTTGGTTTTGCAATCGGAGGCAGAAAGAGAAACGGATGACCCCCCCGGGGATCCAGCAGCAGACCCCCGACGATGTCTACTCCCAGGTCGGCACCGTCAACTCCGACACGCCGCCCCCTCACCACGGACTGCAGACCAGCGTGCAGTGA